CGTCAGCAGCGTCTGCTCATCCAGCATCTCGCCGCGAGCCACCGTCAGCACGCCGTCGCGCATGTCGTAACCCCAGTTTTCCTGCGGCGGACGCGTACCCGATTTCAGGCTTTCCTCCTGAGGATCAAGGCCAAACTTGACGTAGCTGCCGCGGGTGCCGTGCACGATATAGCGCGCGGATTCCGCCGCCGCCAGCATCGTACCGTGTAAGACAACGCGCCGCTCCGGGTAGGCCAGCACCGCGTGGAAATAGTCGGTCGCCTGCGCGCTCGGACGCAGCTCCGCGAGATCGACGTTGATACTGACCGGCACCCCGAAAAGCTGCACCGCCTGATCCAGCAGATGCGGTGCCAGATCGTACCAGATGCCGCTGCCCGGCCCGGCCTGTTCGCGCCAGCGATCGCGCACCTGAGGGCGGAAGCGGTCAAAATGGGATTCGAAATAGGCGATTTCGCCAATCTGCCCTTCGGCGATAATCTGTTTCAGCGTCAGGAAATCGCTGTCCCAGCGGCGGTTATGAAACACCGACAGCACCAGGCCTAAACTTTTTGCCAGCGTTTCCAGCTCGCGCGCCTGCGACAGCGTAACCGTAAAGGGTTTATCCACCACCACATGTTTCCCGGCTTCCAGCGCCGCTTTGGCCAGCGGGAAGTGGGTATCATTCGGCGTGGGAATGACAATCAGATCGAGATGCGGATCGTTGAACAGCTGTTTGGGATCGGACACGACCGGCATTCCCGGCCAGTCGGCGTGGACTTTCGCGGCGTCGCTGCTGGAGACGGCGGCAAGCTCCATCCCTGGCGTACCTGCGATAAGCGGCGCGTGAAAAGTTTTACTGGCGTAGCCGTAACCGATTAATCCCACCCGGACATTATCTTTCATGGTCATTCCTCTGCTGAGTTAACCCCTGTATTTGACACCATTCGCAACGCCGCCTCAACGCTTTCATAACCAAGCGAAAATAAACGGCTTATTTCAGAATTTTCATCATCTTTTCTGCCTTTACCAGAATCTTTCTGGCGATTCGGTTAAGGTTTTGCCCTTCTTTGATACACAATAGCGAACAGGCTCTGACGTGACGAGGCGTGAGCGCTTTATTGTTTTGATGAAATAAGCAACATAACTTAAAAGAAATAGTGTGGTCTTTCTTGCGCGATTATTGATATTGCTTCAGGCAGAATAAAAACAGAACATGCCTGAGGCCGTTTGTAAAACACCTGGAAATAGCAGGTGTATCCCTGAAAACATGTGCTGATGCTGGTGCGCCGGTGCCCGGAGGCCGTTTACATATTGTCGTAAAAAGCCGTTAAAGAGGCACAGAAGGGATATTGCCAGCTCTGGCGAAGCGCGTTACTCTTTCTCCTCCGAAAGTCGGGCCTGCGTTAATTCTCAAGGAAAACTCTTAAATGTTATTCAGGCTTTTATTAAACCTGCATAACCCGCTTTTTGCGTTTATTCTTTTACCCGGCCCGCCTCATCTGGCGAAATCTCTTTATTATTTTATTGCGCGGATAACGATTAACATGACCGTTCAGGACTATTTATTAAAGTTTCGTAAAATCAGCACGCTTGAAAGTCTGGAAAAATTGTTCGACCACCTTAATTACACCCTTACGGATAATCAGGAAATTATCAATATGTATCGCGCCGCGGATCATCGTCGGGCGGAGCTGGTGTCAGGCGGCCGTCTGTTCGATCTCGGCCAGGTGCCGAAAACCGTCTGGCGTTACGTGCAGTAAGGCGTAAAGGTAGCAATCAGACAGAAAATCTTTATAATCTTTGCGCTGTAATTAATCTTTAGCCATTTGTTGAATTTATATCCCGGGAGGTTATATGTCCGACGCGTCCCCGATGCGTATCGGAGGCTGGTTGCTCGCCCCTCTCGCCTGGTTATTGATGTCGTTACTCAGCACCACGCTTGCCGTCGCGCTCTATGTGATGGGACTTGCTTCCCCGCAAGTCCATCAGGCGATCAGCGCGCAAGGCACTACGCAAGTGCTTTTCTGGTATGGCTCGATGCTGTGCGCCATGGCGATGTGGGGCTATACGCTCTGGCTGACCGTCGCTTTTTTCAAACGCCGTCAGGGTGTGCCGCGCCACTATATTATCTGGCTGTTGCTGACCGTCCTGCTGGCGATAAAATCTTTTGCGTTCTCGCCGGTGAGCGACACGCTGGCGGTGCGTCAGTTGCTGTTCCCGCTGCTGGCCGCGGCGCTGCTGGTGCCCTATTTTAAGCGCTCGGCGCGCGTGAAGCAGACCTTTGTCAGGGCAAAATAACCTTACAGATTCTCCGTTGTCGCCCCTTGTCGTATGTCCGATAATGAGCGGCTTTTTTCGTTTCAGGTCGAATAATGTCTGATTATTTGCTGTTATTTGTTGGAACGGTGCTGGTCAATAACTTCGTTCTCGTGAAGTTTCTCGGCCTGTGTCCGTTTATGGGTGTTTCCAAAAAGCTGGAATCCGCGATCGGCATGGGAATGGCGACCACGTTCGTGATGACCCTTGCAACGATTTTTTCGTGGATTATCGATCACCTGATTCTGGTGCCGCTTGAGCTGGTCTACCTGCGCACGATGGCCTTTATTCTGGTTATCGCGGTGGTGGTGCAGTTCACCGAAATGGTGGTGCGTAAAACCAGTCCGGCGCTCTATCGCCTGCTGGGCATCTACCTGCCGCTGATCACCACTAACTGCGCCGTACTGGGCGTGGCGCTGCTTAGCATCAATCTAAACCATACCTTTTTGCAGTCGGCGCTGTACGGTTTTTCCGCCGCGGTCGGCTTCTCGCTGGTCATGGTGCTGTTCGCCGCCATTCGCGAGCGTCTGGTTGTCGCCGATGTCCCGCTGCCGTTTCGCGGCAACGCGATCGCGCTGGTCACTGCGGGCCTGATGTCTCTGGCCTTTATGGGCTTTAGCGGGCTGGTGAAGTTCTGATGGAAATGATTGTTATCGCGGTTATCGCGCTGACGCTGCTGGCTCTGCTTTTCGGCATGCTGCTGGGCTACGCCTCGCGCCGCTTCGCCGCGGAAGAAGATCCGGTGGTCGATCAGGTCGACGAACTGCTGCCGCAAAGCCAGTGCGGACAGTGCGGCTACCCAGGCTGCCGCCCGTATGCCGAAGCAGTCGCGAATAACGGCGAGCAGATCAACCGCTGCGTGCCCGGCGGCGAGCCGGTGATGCAAAAAATCGCCACGCTGCTTAACGTCGAGCCGCAGCCGCTGGACGGCGACGCTGCCATGGCCGAGCCGGTGCGTATGCTGGCCGTGATCGACGAGCCGAACTGCATCGGCTGCACCAAATGTATTCAGGCCTGTCCGGTGGACGCTATCGTCGGTGCTACGCGCGCCATGCACACCGTGATGAGCGACCTCTGCACCGGTTGTAATCTCTGTGTAGACCCCTGTCCGACGCAGTGCATAGAACTGCGCCCGGCCGCCACCACGACGGATAACTGGAAATGGGATCTCAACACCATTCCGGTGCGTAACATTCCTGTGGAACAACATGCTTAAGTTATTTTCTGCGTTCAGAAAAGAGAAAGTCTGGGATTTCAACGGCGGCATTCATCCGCCGGAGATGAAAACCCAGTCTAACGGCACCCCGCTGCGCCAGTTGCCGCTGCCGGGCCGTTTTATTATTCCGCTCAAACAGCATATCGGTAGCGAAGGCGAGATTTGCGTAGCGCCAGGCGATAAAGTTCTGCGCGGCCAGCAGCTCACCGTTGGCCGTGGCCGTATGCTGCCGGTACATGCGCCCACCTCAGGCACCGTAACGGCAATTATGCCGCACCCGACGGCGCATCCTTCCGCCCTGCCGGAACTCTCCATAATTATCGACGCCGACGGCGAAGACAGGTGGATTGCCCGCGACGGCTGGAGCGACTACCAGTGCCGCAGCCGCGAAGCGCTGATCGAACGTATTCATCAGTTCGGCGTCGCAGGGCTTGGCGGCGCGGGATTCCCGACCGGCACTAAGCTTCAGGGCGGCGGCGATAAAATCGAAACGCTGATTATCAATGCCGCGGAGTGCGAGCCATATATCACCGCCGATGACCGCCTGATGCAGGATTGCGCCGCGCAGATTATCGACGGTGTGCGTATTCTTGCGCATATTCTTCAGCCGCGCGAAGTGCTGATCGGCATCGAAGATAACAAGCCGCAAGCGATCTCGATGATGCGCGCCGTGCTGCACGGCGAGCATAAAATTCGCCTGCGCGTGATCCCGACCAAATACCCGTCGGGCGGCGCTAAACAGCTCACCCAAATCCTGACCGGCAAACAGGTGCCGCATGGCGGTCGCTCCTCTGATATCGGCGTGCTGATGCAGAACGTCGGCACCGCGTTTGCCGTCAAGCGCGCGATTATCGATGGTGAGCCGCTGACCGAACGCGTAGTGACGCTGACAGGCGAAGCCGTCGGCCGTCCGGGTAACGTCTGGGCGCGTATCGGGACGCCGGTGCGCCACCTGCTGGAACACGCCGGGTTTATCCCGACCAGCGAGCAGCTGGTTATCATGGGCGGCCCGCTGATGGGCTTCACCCTGCCCGGCCTTGACGTGCCGGTGGTGAAAATCACTAACTGCCTGCTGGCGCCTTCCGCCACTGAAATGGGCGCGCCGCAGGAAGAGCAGCACTGCATCCGTTGCAGCGCCTGCGCCGACGCCTGCCCGGCCGACCTGCTGCCGCAGCAGCTTTACTGGTTCAGCGTCGGCCAGCAGCATGATAAAGCCACCGCCCACAATCTGGCGGACTGTATCGAATGCGGCGCGTGTGCGTATGTCTGCCCGAGCAATATTCCGCTGGTGCAATATTTCCGTCAGGAAAAAGCGGAAATTCGCGCTATCGCCGAAGAAGAAAAACGCGCCGCGGAAGCTAAAGCGCGCTTTGAAGCGCGCCAGGCTCGTCTTGAGCGTGAAAAAGCCGCGCGCCTTGAGCGCCATAAAAAATCTGCCGTACAGCCTTCAGGCCAGGATCAGGACGCCATTCAGGCGGCGCTGGCACGTGTTCGCGAGAAGAAAGGCGATGATCAGCCGATCATAGTGGCCGCCGGGGCGAAACCGGATAACAGCGCGGTGATTGCCGCCCGTGAAGCCCGTAAAGCGGAAGCCCGCGCACGTCAGGCGGAGAAAGTGCAGCAGGAAATGGCCGCGAACAGCTCCGTACCTGCACACGAAGCAACGGAACCGGAAATTGACGCCAGCGCGGAATCCGTCGACCCGCGCAAAGCCGCCGTTGAAGCCGCCATCGCCCGCGCTAAAGCCCGCAAAGCGGCGCAGGCCGGGGAAAACGCGACTGCCGACGCAACGCCTGCCGAGCCGGTCGACCCGCGCAAAGCCGCCGTCGAAGCCGCCATTGCCCGTGCCAAAGCCCGTAAAGCGGCGCAGGCCGGGGAAAACGCGACTGCCGACGCGACGCCTGCCGAGCCGGTCGACCCGCGCAAAGCCGCCGTGGAAGCGGCCATCGCCCGTGCCAAAGCCCGCAAAGCGGCGCAGGCCGGGGAAAACGCGACTGCCGACGCAACGCCTGCCGAGCCGGTCGACCCGCGCAAAGCCGCCGTGGAAGCGGCCATTGCCCGTGCCAAAGCCCGTAAAGCGGCGCAGGCCGGGGAAAACGCGACCGCAGACGAAAAACCTGCCGAGCCGCTCGACCCGCGCAAAGCTGCCGTGGAAGCCGCCATCGCCCGTGCCAAAGCCCGCAAAGCGGCGCAGGCCGGGGAAAACGCGACCGCAAACGAAAAACCTGCCGAGCCGGTCGACCCACGCAAAGCCGCTGTAGAAGCCGCTGTTGCCCGCGCCAAAGCGCGTAAAGCGGCGCAGGCGAATGAGCGCGCGCAGGCGGCGAATGAAGAAGATGAAGCGGACGATCCGCGCAAGGCTGCCGTTGCCGCCGCGATTGCCCGCGTGCAGGCGCGCAAGGCTGCCGAAAAGGTTGTTAACGAGGATTAAATGGTTTTCAGAATCGCGAGTTCCCCTTATACCCATAACCAGCGCCAGACGTCGCGTATCATGATGCTGGTGACGCTGGCCACCGTGCCGGGCATCGCCGTGCAGTGGTACTTTTTCGGCTACGGCAGCCTGGTGCAGATTCTGTTAGCCATCGTCAGCGCGCTTGCCAGCGAAGCGCTGGTATTGCGTATGCGTAAGCTGCCGCTGAAAAGCCATCTTGGCGACAACTCCGCGCTGCTGACCGGCCTGCTGCTGGGGGTGAGCATTCCGCCGCTGGCACCTTGGTGGATGGTCGTACTCGGCACCGTATTCGCCGTTATTATCGCCAAGCAGCTCTACGGCGGGCTGGGCCATAACCCGTTTAACCCGGCGATGATTGGCTACGTGGTGTTGCTTATCTCCTTCCCCGTACAGATGACCAACTGGCTGCCGCCGCAGCAGATCGCCGCCACGGCGCCGGGCTTTCTCGACGCGCTACAGGTGATTTTCCATGGCGTTACCGCCAGCGGCGACACCATGACGCAGCTGCGTCTCGGCATTGATGGCGTAAGCCAGGCCACACCGCTTGATACCTTTAAAACCGGCCTGCACGCCGGACATCCGGCAGGCGAACTGCTGGCACAGCCGATTTATGGCGGCGCGCTGGCGGGCCTCGGCTGGCAGTGGGTGAATCTCGCGTATCTGGCGGGCGGCCTGTTCCTGCTCGCGCGCGGCACCATCCGCTGGCATATTCCCGTGAGCTTTATCGTGACGCTCGCCGTGTGCTCAACGCTCGGCTGGCTTCTCGCGCCGGAAAAATTTCTGTCGCCGCTGATGCATCTGCTGTCGGGCGCGACGATGCTTGGCGCGTTCTTTATTCTTACCGATCCGGTCACGGCCTCGACCACCAATAAAGGCCGTCTGGTCTTCGGCGCGCTGGCGGGCCTGCTGGTGTGGCTGATTCGAAACTTCGGCGGCTACCCGGACGGCGTGGCGTTTGCCGTGCTGCTGGCGAATATCACCGTGCCGCTCATCGATTACTACACCCGCCCGCGGGTTTATGGTCACCGGTAAGGAATGCTCATGCTTAAGACGATTCAAAAACATGGCGTGACGCTCGCCGTTTTCGCGGCTCTGACGACCGGTCTGACAGCGATGGTCAACGCGCTGACGAAAACCACGATTGAAGGCCAGGCGGCGCTTCAGCAGAAACAGCTGTTCGATCAAGTGCTGCCGCCAGAGATGTATGACAATGATATTCAGCAGAGCTGCTATCTTGTTACTGCCCCCGCGCTGGGCAGCGGCGAAAAACAGCTGTGGGTGGCGCGTAAAGGCGATACGCCAGTGGCGGTCGTCATGCAGGCGACGGCGCCGGATGGCTACTCCGGCGCGATTCAGTTGCTCGTTGGTGCAGATTTCAAAGGTACCGTGCTCGGCACGCGCGTGACGGAACATCATGAGACGCCAGGGCTTGGCGATAAAATCGAAACCCGCATCAGCAACTGGATCACCGGTTTTGCCGGTCAGGTGATCCAGGGGCCGAATGATACCCGCTGGGCGGTGAAAAAAGATGGTGGTCAGTTCGATCAGTTTACTGGCGCGACAATTACGCCGCGTGCGGTCGTGAACGCGGTGAAACGCGCAGGCCTGTATGCGAAGACGCTGGAGCCGCAGCTTTCCACCCTGCCTTCCTGTGGAGAAAACCCATGAATGACGTGAAATCGATTCTGGTAAACGGGTTATGGAAAAATAACTCGGCGTTGGTGCAGTTGCTCGGCATGTGTCCGCTGCTGGCTGTGACGTCCACCGCCACTAACGCGCTCGGCCTTGGCCTTGCAACTACGCTGGTGCTGACGCTCACCAACGCCTCTATTTCAGCGTTTCGCCGCTGGATGCCGGGCGAGATCCGCATTCCTATTTACGTGATGATTATCGCGGCGGTAGTGAGCATCGTGCAGATGCTGATTAACGCCTATGCGTTCGGGCTGTACCAGTCGCTCGGCATTTTTATCCCGCTTATAGTGACGAATTGTATTGTCGTTGGGCGCGCGGAGGCGTTTGCCGCCAAAAACGGCCCGCTGCTCTCGGCGCTCGACGGTTTTGCCATCGGCATGGGCGCGACCGGCGCGATGTTCGTACTTGGCTCACTGCGTGAGATCCTTGGCAACGGTACGCTGTTTGACGGTGCAGATGGTCTGCTGGGTAGCTGGGCTCGCGTGCTGCGCATCGAAGTGTTCCATACCGACACGCCGTTCCTGCTGGCGATGCTGCCGCCTGGCGCGTTTATCGGCCTTGGTATGATGCTGGCAGTGAAATACCTGATTGACGAACGGATGAAACGTCGCGCCGCGAAACCGGTGGTGGTGGAGGCCGCAGCGGAAAAAGCGTCATGAACCAGGCTAAACGTATCGAAATCCTTACCCGGCTTCGTGCGAACAATCCGCATCCGACGACGGAGCTGCACTTCACCAGTCCGTTTGAGTTGCTGATAGCCGTTCTGCTTTCGGCGCAGGCCACTGACGTGAGCGTGAACAAAGCCACAGCGAAGCTCTACCCTGTCGCCAACACGCCTGAGGCGATGCTGGCGCTCGGCGTGGACGGCGTGAAGGAGTACATCAAAACTATCGGGCTGTTTAACAGCAAAGCGGAGAACGTGATTAAGACCTGCCGCATTCTGCTTGAACAGCACGGCGGCGAGGTGCCGGAAGATCGCGCGGCGCTGGAGGCGCTGCCGGGCGTCGGGCGCAAAACGGCGAATGTGGTGCTTAACACAGCCTTCGGCTGGCCGACTATCGCCGTTGATACGCATATTTTTCGCGTCAGCAACCGCACAAAATTCGCGCCCGGCAAGAATGTCGAAGCCGTCGAAGAAAAGCTGTTAAAAGTGGTGCCGGCGGAGTTTAAAGTCGATTGTCACCACTGGCTTATCCTTCACGGGCGGTATACCTGCATCGCTCGTAAGCCGCGCTGCGGCTCGTGCATTATTGAAGATCTCTGCGAATACGCGGAGAAAGTTTACGAATAATACACAAGGCGGTGGATGTCACGTTTGTCACATCTGCCGCGCAATAATGTTCCTGCAACCCGTCTCATTAACGTTTTTAGCCGTCCGAAATCCCGCCTTAAATCAGTTCGCCAGGTTGATCGTTTTTTTTCGACAGGAATTTTCTATAGATTTGTGAGAATTATCACACTTGCAACATCCTGTTAAATTTCGGTTGCATTATTGGGCGCAAAGCCTTGTGACGCCTCGGTTATCACCATCACCGATAATATATATATCGGGCATTTTCTGATATTCAGGTCTATATGACTGCCTGAGCGGTCTTATAGCAGAACATATAACCAAAAGCCGCTTCAGCATCTGTTTCAGCAGTTAAAAAATCTACAATAGCGTTTATCATGAAATTTAACGCTAACTCTTAGCGAAACGCATGGCTGATTATGCCGTCCGGCTTATATGTAACAGATTATTACAAAAGCCTTGTGCCAGCGGTCAGGATAGTGAACATTACCCGCCGTTTCTCACTTCATATAACAATAAAAGCGCATGCCGCCAGGCACCACGCGCATACCACCCCCGCGGTTAATGCGGGCTGTAAAAAAAGAGGTATATGTGTCGACTGCAAACAAAAAACCAGCAGAAAGCGTAAGTATGAACGCTTTTAAACAACCGAAATCGTTTTATCTGATTTTCTCGATTGAGTTATGGGAGCGTTTCGGTTACTACGGCCTGCAAGGGATTATGGCTGTTTACCTGGTGAAACAACTGGGTATGTCGGAAGCGGATTCCATTACGTTGTTCTCCTCCTTCAGCGCGCTGGTGTATGGCCTGGTAGCTATTGGCGGCTGGCTGGGCGATAAGGTGCTCGGCACCAAACGCGTGATTATGCTCGGCACCATTGTGCTGGCTATCGGCTATGCGCTGGTGGCGTGGTCTGGTCACGATGCCGGTATCGTTTACTTTGGTATGGCGACCATCGCGGTGGGTAATGGCCTGTTTAAAGCCAACCCGTCATCCCTGCTCTCTACCTGCTATGAGAAAGATGACCCGCGTCTCGACGGCGCGTTCACCATGTATTACATGGCGATCAACATCGGTTCGTTCTTCTCCATGCTGGCTACCCCGTGGCTCGCTGAGAAATTCGGCTGGAGCGTGGCGTTCTCGCTGAGCTTTGTCGGTATGCTCATCACCCTCGTGAACTTCATTTTCTGCAAGAAGTGGGTGAAAGATTACGGCTCTAAACCCGACTTCGCGCCGCTGCACGTAGGTAAACTGCTGGCGACTATCGCGGGTATCGTGGTGCTGGTCGCTATCGCCACCTGGCTGCTGCATAACCAGGGCATCGCGCGTATGGTGCTGGGCGTGGTCGCTCTTGGTATCGTGATTATTTTCGCGAAAGAAGCCTTTGCGATGCAGGGTGCCGCGCGCCGCAAAATGATCGTGGCGTTTATCCTGATGCTGGAAGCGATTGTCTTCTTCGTGCTGTATCAGCAGATGCCGACGTCCCTGAACTTCTTCGCTATCCGTAACGTCGAACACTCAATTCTGGGTATCGCGTTCCAGCCGGAGCAGTTCCAGGCGCTGAACCCGTTCTGGATCATGATTGGCAGCCCGATTCTGGCCGCTATCTATAACAAGCTGGGTGACCGCCTGCCAATGCCGTTTAAGTTCACCATCGGTATGATGCTGTGCTCTGGCGCGTTCCTGGTGCTGCCGCTGGGCGCGAAATTCGCCTCTGAAGCCGGTATCGTGTCCGTGAACTGGCTGATTCTGAGCTACGCGCTGCAGAGTATCGGTGAGCTGATGATTTCCGGCCTCGGCCTTGCGATGGTTGCGCAGCTCGTGCCGCAGCGTCTGATGGGCTTCATCATGGGTAGCTGGTTCCTGACCACCGCTGGCGCGGCGATGATTGCCGGTAAAGTCGCTAACCTTATGGCAGTGCCGGAAAACGTCACCGACCCGCTGCAGTCGCTGGACGTTTACGGCCGCGTCTTCATGCAGATTGGTATCGTCACGGGCGTTATCGCCGTGCTGATGCTGCTCACGGCTCCCCTGCTGAACCGCATGACGCAGGATGATAAAGCGACAGAAACAGACACCGCACACGCGTAACCGTTCGGGAAACGTTGTTCAGGCCGTCAGATTTTATGCTGACGGCTTTTTTTTTGCCCGTACGCGCTCTACCATAATTTGGTTTATTCATGAGAAGGGAGCATTGCCATGAAACTGTTTTACAAAGCCGGCGCGTGTTCGCTTTCGCCGCACATTATTCTGCGCGAAGCCAATATCGATTTCACGCTGGTGGCGGTGGATCTGGCCGCTAAACGTACGGAAACCGGCGAAGACTATCTGACCATTAACCCGAAAGGCCAGGTGCCGGCGCTGCTGCTGGATGACAATACGCTGCTCACGGAAGGCGTGGCTATCGTGCAGTACATCGCAGATCTTGTCCCGGACCGCCAGTTGCTCGCGCCGGTTGGCAGCATGACCCGTTATCATACGCTGGAGTGGCTGAACTATATCGCCACCGAGCTGCATAAAGGCTTCACGCCGCTGTTCCGCCCGGATACACCGGACGAGTACAAGACCATTGCTCGCGCGCAGCTGCAGAAGAAATTCGCGTACGTGAATGAGGCATTGGCGCAGAAACAGTGGCTGATGGGGCTACGTTTCAGCGTGGCGGATGCGTATCTGTTTACCGTGCTGAACTGGGCGAAAGCGGTCGGGCTTGAGATGCAGGCGTTTGACAATATTGCTGACTACCAGGCGCGCGTCAAAGCGCGTCCTGCCGTCGAGGCGGCGCTCAAAGCGGAAGGCCTGAGCGCGTAACGCATGTCAGCGCCGCGTCTGTTGCAGACGCGGCGCTTTTTTACAGTTTTACCGCCGTAAAGTAGTGCTCCGGCTGCGCGATACCCTCCTGCGCCGCCACAACCTGCAATTCATACTCTTCCATGCGTTTGGTGGTCACCATGATGTCGTAGACCGCCGCCGTTACATGCTCCAGCGCCTCGCGAAGCGTCGCGCCCTGTAGCAGTTTCACCAGCAGCAGACCGCTCGTCACGTCGCCCACGCCGACCGGCTGACGCGCGCCGAAATCCACCAGCGGACGGCTGATGTGCCAGGCCTCGTCAGAGGTCACCAGCAGCATCTCAAAACGGTCCTGCTGATAGCCTGCGCGCGCCAGATGTTTCACCAGCACAATCTGCGGGCCGCGGGCGATAAGCTCGCGTGCGGTCGCGACAGCCTCTTCGACGCTCGCCACCGCATGGCCGCTCAGCATCTCCAGTTCCAGCAGGTTCGGCGCAATGATATCGCTTGCCGGCAACGCGAAACGCGCGTGAAACTCCGCCACACCCGGCGCCACGATGCAGCCCTTTTCCGGGTGGCCCATCACCGGATCGCAGAAATATTTCGCCTGCGGATTGGCCGCCTTCACCTGACGGACGATCTCCAGAATATGCTCGCCCTGCTCCGCCGATCCCAGATAGCCGCTCAGCACCGCGTCACAGCGCGACAGCTGGCCGATAGCCGCGATGCCCTGCACGATTTCCGTCAGGTGCGACGGCGGCATCACGGCGCCGGTCCACTGACCATATTGCGTGTGGTTGGAAAACTGCACCGTATTAAGCGGCCAGACATTGGCGCCCAGACGGCGCATCGGGAATTCAGCCGCGCTGTTGCCGGCGTGACCAAACACCACGTGAGACTGAATGGCGAGAATATTCTTCATGATTTTCCGGGTGAAACGTGAGGTCGGGTTAAAAATAAAGGGCGTGGTTTCCCACGCCCTTGACTGGCTGAGTGTTATTTCCAGCAGACGAGGCAGTAGTTTTTCTTACCGCGACGCAACAGCGTATAACGGCCAAACAGGCGATCGCTGTCGCTGAAGGTGTACTCCGGGTCTGCCTGCTTTTCGCCGTTGATGGTGATAGCGTTAGACGCGATGGTTTTACGCGCCTGACCGCGGGACGGTTGCAGCTCGGAATCCACCAGCGCCTGCATCAGATCCGCGCCTTTTTCCATCTCGATCATCGGCACGCCGTCCTGCGCGAGCTGCTCGAAATCCGCTTCGCTCAGCGCGTTGAGGTTGCCGTTAAACAGGCTTTCGGTAATGCGCTTCGCGGCGGCAAGGCCCTCTTCGCCATGCACCAGACGCGTCACCTGCTCCGCCAGCACGTACTGGGCGCGCGGCGCTTTACCGCTGTTTTTGTCTTCTTCTTCCAGCGCGTTGATCTCATGAATGCTCATAAAGGTGAAGAACTTCAGGAAGCGGTAGACATCTGCGTCCGCGGTGTTGATCCAGAACTGGTAGAACTTGTACGGGCTGGTTTTCTTCGGATCCAGCCACACCGCGCCGCCTTCGGTTTTACCGAATTTGGTGCCGTCAGATTTGGTGATAAGCGGAACGGTCAGGCCAAAGACCTGGTTCTGGTGCAGACGACGGGTCAGGTCGATGCCTGAGGTAATGTTACCCCACTGGTCGGAGCCGCCGATTTGCAGCGCCACGCCATGCAGTTTATTCAGGCAGGCGAAGTCATAACCCTGCAACAGGTTGTAGGAGAATTCAGTAAAGGAGATGCCCACGTCGTCGCGGTTCAGGCGCTGCTTCACCGCTTCTTTGTTGATCATCTGGTTGACCGAAAAATGCTTGCCGATATCGCGCAGGAAGGTCAGCACGTTCATGTTGCCGAACCAGTCATAGTTGTTCGCCGCGATAGCGGAGTTTTCGCCGCAATCGAAATCGAGGAACGGCGCGACCTGGCGGCGGATTTTATCCACCCACTCCTGGACGGTGTCTTCGGTATTGAGTTTACGTTCGGTCGCTTTGAAGCTTGGATCGCCAATCAGACCGGTGGCGCCGCCAACCAGTGCAACCGGCTTGTGCCCCGCCATCTGAAAGCGTTTCAGGCATAACAAGGGAACCAGATGGCCCAAGTGCAGGCTGTCGGCGGTGGGATCGAAGCCGCA
The genomic region above belongs to Cronobacter malonaticus LMG 23826 and contains:
- the rsxD gene encoding electron transport complex subunit RsxD, which gives rise to MVFRIASSPYTHNQRQTSRIMMLVTLATVPGIAVQWYFFGYGSLVQILLAIVSALASEALVLRMRKLPLKSHLGDNSALLTGLLLGVSIPPLAPWWMVVLGTVFAVIIAKQLYGGLGHNPFNPAMIGYVVLLISFPVQMTNWLPPQQIAATAPGFLDALQVIFHGVTASGDTMTQLRLGIDGVSQATPLDTFKTGLHAGHPAGELLAQPIYGGALAGLGWQWVNLAYLAGGLFLLARGTIRWHIPVSFIVTLAVCSTLGWLLAPEKFLSPLMHLLSGATMLGAFFILTDPVTASTTNKGRLVFGALAGLLVWLIRNFGGYPDGVAFAVLLANITVPLIDYYTRPRVYGHR
- the rsxG gene encoding electron transport complex subunit RsxG, producing MLKTIQKHGVTLAVFAALTTGLTAMVNALTKTTIEGQAALQQKQLFDQVLPPEMYDNDIQQSCYLVTAPALGSGEKQLWVARKGDTPVAVVMQATAPDGYSGAIQLLVGADFKGTVLGTRVTEHHETPGLGDKIETRISNWITGFAGQVIQGPNDTRWAVKKDGGQFDQFTGATITPRAVVNAVKRAGLYAKTLEPQLSTLPSCGENP
- a CDS encoding electron transport complex subunit E; protein product: MNDVKSILVNGLWKNNSALVQLLGMCPLLAVTSTATNALGLGLATTLVLTLTNASISAFRRWMPGEIRIPIYVMIIAAVVSIVQMLINAYAFGLYQSLGIFIPLIVTNCIVVGRAEAFAAKNGPLLSALDGFAIGMGATGAMFVLGSLREILGNGTLFDGADGLLGSWARVLRIEVFHTDTPFLLAMLPPGAFIGLGMMLAVKYLIDERMKRRAAKPVVVEAAAEKAS
- the nth gene encoding endonuclease III yields the protein MNQAKRIEILTRLRANNPHPTTELHFTSPFELLIAVLLSAQATDVSVNKATAKLYPVANTPEAMLALGVDGVKEYIKTIGLFNSKAENVIKTCRILLEQHGGEVPEDRAALEALPGVGRKTANVVLNTAFGWPTIAVDTHIFRVSNRTKFAPGKNVEAVEEKLLKVVPAEFKVDCHHWLILHGRYTCIARKPRCGSCIIEDLCEYAEKVYE
- the dtpA gene encoding dipeptide/tripeptide permease DtpA, producing MSTANKKPAESVSMNAFKQPKSFYLIFSIELWERFGYYGLQGIMAVYLVKQLGMSEADSITLFSSFSALVYGLVAIGGWLGDKVLGTKRVIMLGTIVLAIGYALVAWSGHDAGIVYFGMATIAVGNGLFKANPSSLLSTCYEKDDPRLDGAFTMYYMAINIGSFFSMLATPWLAEKFGWSVAFSLSFVGMLITLVNFIFCKKWVKDYGSKPDFAPLHVGKLLATIAGIVVLVAIATWLLHNQGIARMVLGVVALGIVIIFAKEAFAMQGAARRKMIVAFILMLEAIVFFVLYQQMPTSLNFFAIRNVEHSILGIAFQPEQFQALNPFWIMIGSPILAAIYNKLGDRLPMPFKFTIGMMLCSGAFLVLPLGAKFASEAGIVSVNWLILSYALQSIGELMISGLGLAMVAQLVPQRLMGFIMGSWFLTTAGAAMIAGKVANLMAVPENVTDPLQSLDVYGRVFMQIGIVTGVIAVLMLLTAPLLNRMTQDDKATETDTAHA
- the gstA gene encoding glutathione transferase GstA; the encoded protein is MKLFYKAGACSLSPHIILREANIDFTLVAVDLAAKRTETGEDYLTINPKGQVPALLLDDNTLLTEGVAIVQYIADLVPDRQLLAPVGSMTRYHTLEWLNYIATELHKGFTPLFRPDTPDEYKTIARAQLQKKFAYVNEALAQKQWLMGLRFSVADAYLFTVLNWAKAVGLEMQAFDNIADYQARVKARPAVEAALKAEGLSA